The Arachis ipaensis cultivar K30076 chromosome B07, Araip1.1, whole genome shotgun sequence genomic interval ATCCTATTTCGCGAAGAGGTTGGGATTAGTCACGTtcccttttcctctttttttttttttttttcacgtaaCTTCTTTTGCCAATTGAATTTTCTGAATTGAAAATTCTTTTATTCAATTGGTTTTGAAGTTCATTTTTTTTCATGTAACTTATTTTGTCAATTGAATTTTCTGAATTGAAAATTCTTTTATTCAATTGGCTTTCGAGttcgtcttttttttttcacgtaACTTCTTTTGCCAATTGAATTTTCTGAATTGAAAATTCTTTTATTCAATTGGCTTTCGAgttcgtcttttttttttttcacgtaaCTTCTTTTGCCAATTGAATTTTCTGAATTGAAAATTCTTTTATTCAATTGGCTTTCGAGATCGTCTTGGTTTTCTTTCTACAATGGCCTTGGGACGGTGCTTTCTTCTCTTTTAATCTAATTTAACTGTAGAAGTAGAATCATCATCCCTATTTGATATCCTCTGCCCATTGGGAGAAGTTTTTACGGGATTTCTGGTATCCATAGAAACTGTATTCCAGCTTCTTTTTAACATGCTTGCATCTTATTCATGTCGAGTGATTGTCTGATTATGTTGTTGATCATCCGCCATTATCAAGAGTTGAGCTCcaggtccccgacaacggcgccaatgttccggggCTTACTTAGAACCGGACGGTGGTTGGGCTTGTTTGTGAGGCCCAAGCGCAGGAGGAGTGTGGTCTCCGACTTGGTTTACGTCTGGGAGCCGCCTCCGAGTTGTGTGTTCCAAGAGATGGGGGGTGGTACATGGGGTTAAGCAGGTTTAgaatgtattggaacttagaggtacctgaggagtgtcagggtatttatagtggtgatcgaataaccaccgttggagtagacCCActtttttaggtggataaccgtccctttatctagGGATTGTTGGGATATGGCTTCTAGAAGtaggttgagagattttaggggtagttacttatttgaataagtgttatctgccagctatctCTTGAGCCCGACTTCTTTGGAAAGAAGTCCGTGTTGAgtccgacctcttctaaagaggTCGGTGAATAAGAAGGCtaatctttggattgggccttttagtgtatttggacctgggccttagtGTTGGACCAGTGTATGAACAATAAGTATATAACTTCGTAGGTTCTTATTATTCTAttcaataaaatatattaaatgtagtataattaaaataaaatatatttaatattttataattatcNNNNNNNNNNNNNNNNNNNNNNNNNNNNNNNNNNNNNNNNNNNNNNNNNNNNNNNNNNNAATTAATTCTAAACACTAAATTATCAAATGTTAAACAAAGCATACAATcgacttttaaaaataaaacaagtaTCGTGGATCTTCCATAATTTTCATTTGATGTGTATTCTAAAACTAAAACATCGAATATTAATATCTTTATCATTAAAAATTATTGTTAGGACAacagtagttttttttttttcggtagaAGGACAACAGTAGTTTTATTTGAAGTATCTAATAATTCAACAAAAATAGGAGGGATCACCATTAAATTAATTAAGGTAAAAGTAAATTACCACTTCTAATcattaattaaaatttagaatACTAATAAATTTATGCATGGATGAACAAAATTAATGTTATACCATAAAATACTTTTCGTATGATAAAAATACATAAacgttaattttatttattagtatttttaactTTCACAGATAAAAAATTAATAGATTATTTATTTTCAtgaatacaaaattaattttattcatgTATGAGTAAATTTATTAGTATCATAaactattataaataaaaaagtagtttatttttaatttaattattatacatataattatttttagaacAAGAAACCCACATAATAAGAAATATAATCcacatataattaattttaaatatattcgTTTCATTCCACAGAAAAATTCTTGGCCTACCTAGCTTTAAGATCCATCATCATGTGTAATCTTACAAGTATTTTTGCACTCACTTTCTATAAAACTAGAAAACTATGGCAGTATAATTATTGTTGAGCGTTGATTTTGTCTTCATTTAGTAGCATGGTTAAATTGTTATATAATTCAATTGAATAATTGATTGAATGGTGTGTCCAAATTGCATTTATTTTTGAAACGAGAAGGAGGGAGAAAATTATTAGCAGAGAGGGAGGAGGGCCTGGGGGCTGCTCCCACGGACTTCCCGCTTCTTGCCTTTTCCCAAACGACATGAAATAATCAAAACGAATTTTCAACAAACGCAATGTTACCCTTTCAACGCAAACCAAAACCCAAAACCCCCCATAAACTAAATAATCAAATtagtaaaacaaataaataaataaataatgtggACTGCACGACGAATCAGTCAATAAAAAAATCTgtcttaatttcattttcataacGCATCAAAATTAAGTCTcttctcatcttcttcttcttcttcttcttcttcttcttcttttcaactTTCTCATTGGATTGGATCTCTAACAGTAAGCTATTCctgctctttcttcttcttcttgacttACTTTCTATTCATATTGGAATTGGAATACTTCACTGTTGCTCTAGTTCTTAGTCTTAATCTTACTATATTTCTCTGCTGCCATCTAAAATTAGAATAATCGGATGATTAgtattttaaatcttttttgtaTATATAGTAATATGGACTGGTAACTGGTAATATCGCAGGGCTTATGTTTTATTCGGTAAACTTTCAGTTTTTGCATTGTTGACGAGGAAATCTTAggttcattttaaatttttaaccatGGAACATCAAGATTTAGTGGATAAGAATGAAGAGAGCGTTCATTCGATCGAAAAGGTTAACAATACTGAAGATCAGGATAAGATGAATGAGGTTGAAGGTGTGAAATCTGAGTTGGTTAATGTTGATGAGAGCAAGGATTTGCAATCTGAAACTAGTTCTATTCAAGAAGTGCAAGGGAGTAATTCCAAGGGCTCTGAAGCTGAAATTAAAGTCAATACTAATGGACAAGAGTACTCTGGTGATAAAGAGGGTGCCAATGGAGATTGTGAGCCTGCAAGACTAGAGCTAAATCTGGATAAAGAGAAGGATGACAGAAAAGACATGGAATCAGCACATACGAATGAAAAGGTGGATGAAGTTCTGGGTGAGGACCACAATATGGAGCCTGTATTTGATGGAACAGAGGTTCCTGGGCTGGAAGGTTTCCGGACCACTTCTACTCGTAAGCAGGATGGAGATCAAGAGTCGCCGCGAATGGTTGAGAAGGCAGTGGCTCTGAAAAACTTTGTTAAGGAGAAAAGTGCAGTGGCAGTGTCCACCATGCTCCGCCGCCTATCTGGAAGACGCGGCGAAGGAGATTTGGGTAATTTTGATGATGAAGGTAAGGATATCTCAGATCCCTCAAAAGAGGGTGAATCAACTGTTGTTGCTGAAAAGGGAGGGCAGAAATCTGCATGGAATCCGTTGAATTATATTAAGAAGTCATCTGATGTTGATGGAGAAAACAAAACTGAGCAGGGGGATTCGGTGAATGGAAATCCAAATACCCCCATCGACATGAAAGGAAGGATTATACTGTACTCCAAACTTGGCTGCCAAGAATCCAAAGAGATAAGGCTCTTCTTGCGTGCGAAAAGGCTTAGATTTGTTGAAATCAACCTAGATGTTTACCCCAGCAGAGAGAAAGAGCTGGAGAAGTTTTCTGGATCAACATCTGTTCCAAAGGTTTATTTCAATGAGATACTTATAGGTGGCTTGAGTGAGCTAAAGACCTTAAAAGAGTCCGGCAACCTTGATGAGAAGATCGACTTTCTCATCGGTGAAGCACCATTGTTCGAAGCACCACAGCCGCCTCTTTCTGGTGAGGATGATGATTCCAGTAGTGGGGCAATTGATGAACTTGCAGTAATTGTCCGCAAAATGAAAGAGTCTATTCCTGTGAAGGACAGATTTCACAAAATGCGCAGGTTCACTAACTGTTTTCTTGGGTCAGAAGCTGTAGATTTCTTGTCTGAAGATCAGTATCTGGAAAGGCCAGAGGTATGGATTTAATTACCCTATATAAAACTAAAATCCATGCAGAAATCCTCATATGTAGTCATTGTTTCATATGCTTTGATCATTTTATATTTGTTAATCATATGATCAGACAAATCTGCTAAATATTTCAATTGCTTATCTTGGTACAATTCTTAGCATCATATTGTCGTTACTATCTTTGTGATTGTTGTCTGGTGGTGTAGGCTGTTGAGTTTGGACGAAAACTTGCTAGCAAACTCTTCTTTTATCATGTTCTTGAGTAAGTCCAAGCATTCTATTTGACGCTTTCAATTTCTGTTGTTTCAATTATGTTTTATCAGAGAGTTGACAATTCTATGGTGCCTTACTGTTTTACTCTAGTGAGAATATCTTTGAAGATGGTAATCATTTGTATCGGTTCTTGGATGATGATCCAATTGTGGCTTCACAATGCCACAACATTCCAAAGGGTATAACTACTGTGAAGCCAAAACCTATAGCAGAAATTGCATCAAGGCTGAGGTATCTGTCTTATGCAATGTTTGAAGCCTATGTTTTTGAAGATGGACGTCGTGTTGATTACACAAGTTTGCATGCAAGTGAGGAGTTtgcaaggttttttttttttcgccatctGCCATAGCATGCATTAAATGTGTTCCAGAACTATGCAAGTATTTTTCATTGGTAATTCACAGAATATTTCACTGATCCCCCCTTTAGGTATTTGAGAACTGTTGAAGAGCTTCAAAGAGTGGAAATTTGGGATATGTCTAGGGAAGAGAAGCTTGCTTTCTTTATCAATCTTTACAATATGATGGCAATCCATGCAATATTGGTATTAGGTCATGCCTCTGGAGCAATGGAAAGAAGGAAATTATTTGGAGAGTTCAAATATGTTATTGGTGGATCCACCTACTCTCTTTCAGCTATTCAAAATGGTATATTGAGGGGAAACCAGCGACCTCCTTATAACCTTAAGAAGCCATTTGGTTCAAAAGATAGACGCTTAAAGGTCAGCCATTAATATATTTTATCTGAATCTGATACTGCAAGTGATTCAAATATTTTTTGTGGTTATAAATTGCGCGAGTGTTTTGAAAACATTGTGTTCAGTGTATAGTTTAATACAATGTAACTATCAGCCTATTATAtacatttagttttaattttagctTAAGTTTTAAGTTTTGATTGCATTTCCTATAAACATGACAACGAAACACTACATATGCTTTCACTGAGATACTAATTGAAGAGAATGCTGGCTTTAAGACTCACTATTTTCTCCTGTTTTTTTCAGGTGGCACTCCCTTACCCTGAACCTCTCATTCATTTTGCTTTGGTGTGTGGTAGCCGATCAGGGCCTGCACTTAGGTGCTATTCACCTGGAAAAATCGACGAGGAATTAACGGATGCAGCACGTAATTTCTTGAGAAGCGGAGGCATTCTGATTGATTTGGCTGCTAAGGATGCATCTGCCAATAAGATCCTTAAATGGTAAGTTCATTTTGTTATAACATGCTTTGATTTTTAAGTTTAGGACTGGTTGGAACTTGGAAGTATCACTTCAACTAGCACTTTCTCGGCGGTCACTTTTTGGTACATTGGGTAAATATATACAGGTTACAACACTGATTTAATAATGTAACAAAATTATAGAGATAGATATTATGGAACAGACACAAAGACATTCAGAAACTATTACCTTAGGTGTTTAGTAAATGAAATTACATGATAATGAGTAGTGCTGaagtttttctttcatttttttgacATCTAATGTTTATCCTTGTTCTCTCATTCTCAGGTACAGTATAGATTTTGGCAAGAGCGAGGTGGAGGTACTGAAGCATGTGTCAAACTACCTAGATCCATCTAATTCAGAGGTATTATTGGACATGCTTGCCACTTCTGAGTTTAAGGTCACATATCAACCTTATGAATGGGGTTTGAACGCCTAGCTGGTCCTATCAAGGTTGACTTTGTAGATAGCAATATGATTACATGAATCCACACTGATTTTCTATTCTATTACGGTATTACCCATATTATCCCTATAGTAATCAACTTCATATTGTAAACTTTTTCCCCAGCATTTGTTTAATACATACGCAAAGTGGAAAAGGTGGGCTTTGAGGAAAGTCAGTATTATTATTTCCTGGTCTAAGAACATTATTTGAGTATTTTCTATTATTGCTTGCTCTTTTCTTTTTCGTTGTTAGATGCCACTTGTGATGCCCTATCAAATAAAATATACCATATAGGAAGAGCTTCATCCTGTGGAAAAGACAAATAAAGCATGCAATCTCGTTGTTGCAAAATGCACAATGGGATTCTATTTCTGAATTTGTGTATCTTGTACAAACTTTTATTCCTCTATTAATTAATCTAATCATTACATCCTCCGATGTAGAAATGTttgtttttttctgtttttgaagCGGGCAATAACCAATAAATCAATACTCGTTTCCTTTCCCATAAGGATTTAACTACTAAACATTGTCATAAAAGCACAAAAGTGTGAAAATATAACTAACTAATTTATCTTAAATGTTTGAAATTTTGAAGACAGCTTTATCGAAGTCTTAATGCTAATTTAATTGCAAAGGCAGGCTAGCTCTACAAGAAACTGAGAGTCTAAGTTCCTTAACCACAAAGCATGAGTAAATAACTTATAAGATCCTTACAGGAAATTCGGTTCCTGCTATACCAAATCCAGCATTAGACAAATTTTCATGTATTAAATTACTCGCATCATCTTCCAAAGTAGACAGTGGCCAGTGGCCACTTAACAATAAAAAGGACTCTGTTCCATCACTGAACCAAAGATCCTCTCTGAGTCTCAGGTAGCTGCTGATGCTATAATCACCTGGGGTCGCCGACAAAGAAAGCACGAATACTGTTGAAATGATTGAATAAGTTCAACCCATGACAATCTCCAACCATCAAATAAATTGCTGGGTAAATAAAATCATTGTAACTGCTCTATTGTGCTAAAAGATGTTCAGCACTTTTAGCACATACAAGGTACCAGCAATAATGGCGACAACCCAACATGCACAAAATAGTTGTCCTTCATGCCCTATTGTCACAATCAAAATTGGGCATAGGGAAATCAAAGAGAAAGAACATTAAAAACAAGGGCAAGGGGTTGCTTGGAGAATGCAGCCTGATCTCGATCATGCGCAGGATATGTCTGAGGTTGGCAGCAACCAAGTTTTGTTTTTACATATCAGCTAGGTTTCTTTACTATTCATGAAATCTTCTCAAGAATAATACACCAGTTGGACTTGTCAAAAAACTTATCAACTACTCTAACATTGTTTATTCCAGTAGTCAAGCTGCAAAAAGATAAGGGAAAAAAAGTTAGAATCATCCATCATGCAAAGCATTTGAAACATAATATCAAGGcagtaataataaaaatagaaggcTCATTGTAAATTTGTGATGGACTTTCAGAACCAGCAGGTAACTTTTTAGTACCGCGAAGATGCATGAGGCAATGAATGACACAATGATAGTGTTAACTTATCTCAAAGTTATTTTCTTCATTACTTCTGAATACCATTTGCTTTAAAattgtaaaatataaaatatcatgattttgacccTGGTTTATCCTCATGCATAGCAACTCATCCGGCTATCACTCAAGCAAGATTTCTAACTTCAAACCTAGGATGTTCAATCTAATGTCTCCATCTCTTCCTATTTTGTTTATGCACTCCATATTCAGATATGAATTATGAAAACATAACAATTAACAATAACAAGATGCACAAAAACCATTACATCTGAAGACTTGATTCAATGGTTTACAAAGCCATGATTAACCAAGAAGTAACTTTATTAAGATTTGCTCTGTATTGGTGTATAAAAATTCTAATAGGAGATGAAAAAAGAGATGACCTTTCAAGCTCGCCTTCACTGAAAACATGATAATATCTATTATACACCACAGCACCCTTTTTGTCATCTCTAGTTGCAAGACCACTAGCAAGAGCCTGAGCAGAAGCGCCACTAATTTCGGCGCGATGATAAGGCAAATGCCAAGGAACAAAATACTCCTGCTGATTCTCTACATTGTCCTCTACCTTCAAATCTCTCAATAATTTCAACCCATCATCACAATCTTTCTTGTCCTGACCCGAGCTGCTCTCCTCATTTTCTGGAATACTTGTTAAAGGCAATGGCGAAGCAGCCGGCCGAGCACGAGGACTACCCGGTCCTATCCACTCTTCTTCAACATATTTCTCCGGAAGCGGTGTCCATTTGCTAATCAATGATCTATGCTCTTGTTCTTTGGCCCAAACTGTAATCAGAACATAACCACCCTTCTTAACTACTCTAACCAACTCCTCTATTGCTCTTATCCTCCTATATTCAGTGCTTAAATGATGCAACACAGCTATGGAAATCGCAGCATCACCGAAACCGGTTCTATAAGGAAGATTCACAGCATCTGCAACCAGAACTTCATGTCCTCTATCAGAACAGATCTTAATCAATGAAGAACTTATATCACAGCCTATAAAAAAACAATCAGGATTCAAACCAAGGTATTTGCCATTGCCGCATCCAGCATCAAGAACAAGGGATCCAGAAGCCAAAGATGATAGAAAAGCAGCAACCTTTGGCCATTTAGCGAATCGGGTTGAACTGAAATGAGGAGCAATTGCATCATACACACGGTGGACATACTTCTTTTCGATCTCCGGAGTGGATTGAACACGTGTAGGTGAAGCTGTGTGGTTGGAGGAATCTATGGTGGAGGGTTCAACATTGGGAGTAAGGGTACACAAAGGTTTGAAATTGGTATCTGTCATTGGAGAGATAAATCGTGAGTAGCAGCAGAGAGAATTAATGAAAGTTGGTTTTAGAGCACGATAAAGAATCAACATGCAACAGTGTTTTGGAATTGAATTTGTTGAAGCACCAGCGGCGGTGCTCGGCGTCCCGGTTCACTCTCACTTCTGCTCCTCCTCCGCCGCTGCCACCGCTGTGCCCCTTTTTCTCTTCACTCTTAATCAACCCTATTGCTTTGTTTCTtcaatactctctctctctcatgtcAAACTCCCTATTGCCTAATTCAATTGGGCTTTACATATCCGTTTGTATTGGCCCAATTATATCGTACAAATTCCAATTTTAACTTATAAAAGCAAGGCCTCATGAAAGGAAAATTTTTCAGTTAGTGCTAAAAGTATGTGTCATAAGGAGAAAAACAATACGTATTTACCTTGTTGGTAAAGTTTCGGACAACTTTACAGGGTGCCCAAAAAGTACTGTATAAgtaattaattagttgatatccAATTCATGCATTAATGAAGATGATTATGATCTTGGACTTTTTTAATGATCCAACAACAATTGGGGTAAAATAATTGGGCTGACACTATGGTTTGAAATAGACAATCCTGAGTGAGAGAGAGTCAAAGCTAAAAggaactaagaaagaaaaaagaggcCAAAAGGAATAAGGCTCAAGGGAAAaggtattttttttcaaaattctaaatTTCTAGTCTTATGCCACTAAAATAATAATCAAGAAGTTACGATGGACTTTTAGGattttcaaattaattaattaacaggTTCTGATCAatgtttagaattttaaaattaattaattaacaagttCTAATGGATGTTTAGCGTTTTAAACTGTTTTATATGATTTACAaactattttcttaaaaaaaccTAATACATGtcactaaatcctaaactcttACTAATAACACTAAATAATATACatcactatttttttttataatttttactaTAATATTAAACAAATATCCCTTAAACCTTATTAAACcccaaaatagtccctgaaattgacgtcgtgcactaaaatcgtccatgagattctaattgcaccaattacgtccctTAAATTGAAAAAAGTGCACCATATTAATCCCTGACCCATTTTTCATTAACAACATGATGACGTGTGTAATACCCAGTCTaatcgaaattaatt includes:
- the LOC107606111 gene encoding uncharacterized protein LOC107606111: MEHQDLVDKNEESVHSIEKVNNTEDQDKMNEVEGVKSELVNVDESKDLQSETSSIQEVQGSNSKGSEAEIKVNTNGQEYSGDKEGANGDCEPARLELNLDKEKDDRKDMESAHTNEKVDEVLGEDHNMEPVFDGTEVPGLEGFRTTSTRKQDGDQESPRMVEKAVALKNFVKEKSAVAVSTMLRRLSGRRGEGDLGNFDDEGKDISDPSKEGESTVVAEKGGQKSAWNPLNYIKKSSDVDGENKTEQGDSVNGNPNTPIDMKGRIILYSKLGCQESKEIRLFLRAKRLRFVEINLDVYPSREKELEKFSGSTSVPKVYFNEILIGGLSELKTLKESGNLDEKIDFLIGEAPLFEAPQPPLSGEDDDSSSGAIDELAVIVRKMKESIPVKDRFHKMRRFTNCFLGSEAVDFLSEDQYLERPEAVEFGRKLASKLFFYHVLDENIFEDGNHLYRFLDDDPIVASQCHNIPKGITTVKPKPIAEIASRLRYLSYAMFEAYVFEDGRRVDYTSLHASEEFARYLRTVEELQRVEIWDMSREEKLAFFINLYNMMAIHAILVLGHASGAMERRKLFGEFKYVIGGSTYSLSAIQNGILRGNQRPPYNLKKPFGSKDRRLKVALPYPEPLIHFALVCGSRSGPALRCYSPGKIDEELTDAARNFLRSGGILIDLAAKDASANKILKWYSIDFGKSEVEVLKHVSNYLDPSNSEVLLDMLATSEFKVTYQPYEWGLNA
- the LOC107606112 gene encoding alkylated DNA repair protein alkB homolog 8, which codes for MLILYRALKPTFINSLCCYSRFISPMTDTNFKPLCTLTPNVEPSTIDSSNHTASPTRVQSTPEIEKKYVHRVYDAIAPHFSSTRFAKWPKVAAFLSSLASGSLVLDAGCGNGKYLGLNPDCFFIGCDISSSLIKICSDRGHEVLVADAVNLPYRTGFGDAAISIAVLHHLSTEYRRIRAIEELVRVVKKGGYVLITVWAKEQEHRSLISKWTPLPEKYVEEEWIGPGSPRARPAASPLPLTSIPENEESSSGQDKKDCDDGLKLLRDLKVEDNVENQQEYFVPWHLPYHRAEISGASAQALASGLATRDDKKGAVVYNRYYHVFSEGELESLTTGINNVRVVDKFFDKSNWCIILEKIS